A genome region from Mesorhizobium sp. B2-1-8 includes the following:
- a CDS encoding GlsB/YeaQ/YmgE family stress response membrane protein, with protein MGIISWIILGVIAGFIGSKIVNKTGQGMIMDIVLGIVGAIVGGLIFSAFGASGVTGLNIYSLIVAVVGAVVVLWAYHQFSGKRTI; from the coding sequence ATGGGTATCATCAGCTGGATCATTCTCGGCGTCATCGCCGGCTTCATCGGCAGCAAGATCGTCAACAAGACCGGTCAGGGCATGATCATGGATATCGTGCTCGGCATCGTCGGCGCCATTGTCGGGGGCCTGATCTTCAGCGCCTTCGGTGCTTCGGGCGTCACAGGCCTCAATATCTACAGCCTGATCGTCGCCGTGGTCGGCGCGGTCGTTGTCCTCTGGGCCTACCATCAGTTCAGCGGCAAGCGGACGATTTAG
- a CDS encoding YidB family protein, whose translation MGLFDNAVPGGNITKPLMIALGALLVGKMLSGRSAEQPDQPQAPAPADPTPVGTASGDGGLLGGLGGLLDKLRNAGHGNVADSWVGTGQNQSINANELGNAIGPQVIREIAQRTGLDEQELLKQLSAALPGIVDKLTPNGQVPQQHQVASAFNS comes from the coding sequence ATGGGACTTTTTGACAACGCCGTTCCCGGCGGCAACATCACCAAACCGCTGATGATCGCGCTCGGTGCGCTGCTGGTCGGAAAGATGCTGAGCGGCAGAAGTGCCGAACAGCCGGACCAGCCTCAAGCTCCCGCGCCGGCCGATCCCACACCCGTCGGAACCGCCTCGGGTGACGGCGGCCTGCTCGGCGGACTGGGCGGCCTGCTCGACAAGCTTAGGAATGCCGGCCATGGCAATGTCGCGGACTCCTGGGTCGGCACAGGGCAGAACCAGTCGATCAATGCCAATGAGCTGGGCAACGCGATCGGACCGCAGGTCATTCGCGAGATCGCCCAACGGACAGGGCTCGACGAGCAGGAACTGCTCAAACAGCTATCCGCGGCCCTGCCCGGCATCGTCGACAAGCTGACGCCGAACGGCCAAGTGCCGCAGCAGCACCAGGTCGCGTCAGCGTTCAACAGCTAG
- a CDS encoding cytochrome C oxidase subunit IV family protein — protein sequence MRKLTFAYLGLLALLALTVGSSFLDLSGLNSALNLAIAAAKAAIIAILFMQLTSEGILPRLAVAATGLWLVVLFGLTLIGQ from the coding sequence ATGCGCAAGCTTACATTCGCCTATCTCGGGCTCCTGGCCTTGCTGGCTTTGACGGTCGGCTCGTCGTTCCTCGACCTCAGTGGGTTGAATTCGGCGCTCAACCTGGCGATCGCCGCGGCCAAGGCCGCGATCATCGCCATTTTGTTCATGCAATTGACCAGCGAGGGCATCTTGCCCCGGCTGGCGGTAGCAGCGACAGGCTTGTGGTTAGTCGTTCTGTTTGGCTTGACGTTGATCGGACAATGA
- a CDS encoding cytochrome c oxidase subunit 3, with translation MSTESVAFDTKAREKAADTFGMWVFIGSEAMLFGAILLVFFFARSSYGPAFAAASQHLSLPLGTLNTAVLLTSSFAMALAHMFTASRRWRPAVWALICTALLGIVFLFVKAIEYGREFEEGLAPVLGAPFNFPGPDPAHAEFFFALYFAMTSLHALHLICGIAVIAGMLLLWPRTAEASRAHRVQAIGLYWHFVDIVWVFLFPVLYLINR, from the coding sequence ATGAGTACCGAAAGTGTCGCCTTCGATACAAAGGCCCGCGAGAAGGCTGCCGACACGTTCGGCATGTGGGTGTTCATCGGTTCCGAGGCGATGCTGTTCGGCGCGATCCTGCTGGTGTTTTTCTTCGCACGGTCGAGCTACGGACCCGCATTCGCCGCCGCATCACAACATCTATCGCTGCCGCTCGGCACGCTGAATACGGCCGTTCTTTTGACCAGCAGCTTCGCAATGGCGCTTGCTCACATGTTCACGGCCAGCCGGCGTTGGCGCCCGGCCGTCTGGGCGTTGATCTGCACGGCCCTGCTTGGAATTGTCTTTCTGTTCGTCAAGGCCATCGAGTACGGCAGGGAATTCGAGGAGGGCCTGGCGCCGGTCCTTGGCGCGCCGTTCAACTTCCCAGGCCCAGATCCGGCCCATGCCGAGTTCTTCTTCGCGCTCTATTTCGCCATGACTTCGCTGCATGCGCTGCACCTGATATGCGGCATCGCCGTGATTGCCGGCATGCTCCTGCTGTGGCCACGCACGGCGGAGGCCAGCCGCGCTCATCGTGTCCAGGCAATCGGGCTTTACTGGCATTTCGTCGATATCGTCTGGGTCTTCCTGTTTCCCGTTCTCTATCTGATCAACCGATGA
- the ctaD gene encoding cytochrome c oxidase subunit I, translating into MSTEALRPSSYLGEGAGPAAWLLTTDHKRVAWLYLVSLTAFFFLGGAFAVLMRVELATPAGDLVSDDTYNRLFSLHGIIMVWFFLVPSIPGTLGNFLLPLMIGARDLAFPRLNLASWYVFILGSAFALASVLAGGVDTGWTFYTPLSTLYANGFVSMAALGVFIVGFSTIMTGINFIVTIHTLRAPGLTWFRLPIFVWTMYATALVMVLATPVLAASLLLIVLERVFGIGIFNPALGGDPLLFQHLFWFYSHPAVYIMILPGMGVVSEVLPCFSRRPLFGYKAVALSSMAIAVFGFLVWGHHMFVSGQSAYAGVLFSFLSFCVAIPSAIKVFNWSLTLRKGEISFETPMLYALFFLALFTFGGLAGLFLAALAIDVHVHDTYFVVAHFHYIMVGGMVTAYMAGLHFWWPKLTGRMYSETWGRIAATVTFLGFNLTFFPQFVLGFLGMPRRYHTYPPEFQFWHVLSSAGAVVLAVGYLMPLFYLGWSMFRGARAPANPWSATGLEWQTASPPPPHNFDTMPSVSRPAYDYAMKGLQHETFSPHKDEA; encoded by the coding sequence ATGAGCACCGAAGCGCTGAGGCCTTCGAGCTATCTTGGCGAGGGCGCCGGTCCCGCGGCATGGCTGTTGACCACCGACCACAAGCGCGTCGCCTGGCTCTATCTGGTGTCGCTCACGGCTTTCTTCTTCCTCGGCGGCGCCTTTGCCGTGCTGATGCGCGTGGAGCTTGCCACGCCTGCCGGCGACCTCGTCTCCGACGACACCTACAACCGACTGTTCTCCCTGCACGGCATCATCATGGTGTGGTTCTTCCTGGTGCCGTCGATCCCGGGGACGTTAGGCAATTTCCTTTTGCCATTGATGATCGGCGCGCGCGATCTCGCCTTTCCGCGTCTCAACCTCGCCAGCTGGTATGTGTTCATCCTCGGCAGTGCCTTTGCCCTGGCCTCGGTGCTCGCCGGCGGCGTCGACACGGGCTGGACCTTCTACACGCCGCTCTCGACGCTTTATGCGAATGGTTTCGTGTCGATGGCGGCCCTTGGCGTCTTCATCGTCGGTTTCTCGACGATCATGACCGGCATCAATTTCATCGTCACCATCCATACGCTGCGCGCGCCGGGGCTGACCTGGTTCCGGCTGCCGATCTTTGTCTGGACGATGTACGCCACCGCGCTGGTGATGGTGCTGGCAACGCCCGTACTGGCCGCCTCGCTGCTCCTGATCGTGCTCGAGCGGGTCTTCGGCATCGGCATCTTCAACCCGGCGCTCGGCGGCGACCCGCTGCTGTTCCAGCATCTGTTCTGGTTCTATTCGCATCCGGCCGTGTACATCATGATCCTACCCGGCATGGGCGTCGTTTCGGAGGTGCTGCCCTGCTTCAGCCGCCGGCCGTTGTTCGGCTACAAGGCCGTTGCCTTGTCCTCGATGGCGATCGCGGTGTTCGGCTTCCTCGTCTGGGGCCACCACATGTTCGTCTCCGGCCAATCGGCCTATGCGGGCGTACTGTTCTCGTTCCTGTCGTTCTGCGTCGCCATCCCTTCGGCGATAAAAGTGTTCAACTGGAGCCTGACGCTGCGCAAGGGCGAAATAAGCTTCGAGACGCCGATGCTCTATGCGTTGTTCTTCCTGGCGCTGTTCACTTTCGGGGGGCTGGCTGGGCTGTTCCTGGCGGCGCTCGCCATCGATGTCCATGTCCACGACACCTACTTCGTCGTGGCGCATTTCCACTACATCATGGTCGGCGGCATGGTGACGGCCTACATGGCGGGGCTGCATTTCTGGTGGCCGAAACTGACCGGCCGCATGTATTCCGAGACCTGGGGACGCATCGCCGCGACTGTCACCTTCCTCGGTTTCAACCTGACTTTCTTTCCACAATTCGTGCTCGGTTTTCTCGGCATGCCGAGGCGATATCACACCTATCCGCCCGAATTTCAGTTCTGGCATGTCCTGTCGTCCGCCGGCGCGGTGGTACTGGCGGTGGGCTACCTGATGCCGTTGTTCTATCTCGGCTGGTCGATGTTTCGAGGTGCGCGAGCGCCCGCCAACCCGTGGAGCGCGACCGGGCTCGAATGGCAGACGGCTTCACCACCTCCGCCGCACAATTTCGACACCATGCCGAGCGTCAGCCGGCCCGCTTATGACTATGCGATGAAAGGGTTGCAGCACGAGACATTCAGTCCCCACAAGGACGAAGCCTGA
- the coxB gene encoding cytochrome c oxidase subunit II, giving the protein MSFGIPFTPPEASSIAGSVDTLFYALLAFTAALGIFLASLVVFYAIKYRAGSRAERTGERARSLPLEVAWTVASLLIAFVIFGWGAVLFLRREHPPLDALEIAGLGKQWMWEFRHPGGQREINELHVPVGKAVIVSLASQDVIHSFFVPAFRVKQDAVPGRTTHVWFIAEEPGRYHLFCAQYCGTQHSEMGGWVTVMPPEDYAAWLENQGKGDTLAADGEKLFRALGCSGCHEKSSKVRAPDLAGVFGRPVALDNQQTVIADERYLRDSILDPKKEIAAGYDPVMPSFDGIVDEGEMQMLLAYLKSLSPRAATKNEAIQ; this is encoded by the coding sequence TTGAGCTTCGGCATTCCCTTCACGCCGCCCGAGGCATCGTCGATTGCCGGCAGCGTCGACACGTTGTTCTACGCCTTGCTGGCGTTCACCGCGGCCTTGGGGATCTTCCTGGCGAGCCTCGTCGTCTTCTATGCCATCAAATATCGCGCCGGCTCCAGGGCCGAACGAACCGGCGAGCGCGCGCGCAGCCTGCCCCTGGAGGTGGCCTGGACAGTAGCGAGCCTGCTGATCGCCTTCGTCATCTTCGGGTGGGGCGCCGTGCTGTTCCTGCGTCGCGAACATCCGCCACTCGATGCGCTCGAAATCGCCGGCCTCGGCAAGCAGTGGATGTGGGAGTTCCGTCATCCCGGCGGCCAACGCGAGATCAACGAGCTGCATGTGCCGGTCGGCAAGGCGGTGATCGTCTCGTTGGCATCGCAGGATGTCATCCACTCCTTCTTCGTACCGGCTTTCCGGGTCAAGCAGGACGCCGTGCCGGGCCGCACCACGCATGTCTGGTTCATCGCCGAGGAGCCCGGGCGCTATCATCTGTTCTGCGCGCAATATTGCGGCACCCAGCATTCGGAAATGGGCGGTTGGGTAACGGTGATGCCGCCGGAAGATTATGCGGCGTGGCTGGAAAACCAGGGCAAGGGTGACACGCTCGCGGCAGATGGTGAAAAACTGTTTCGGGCGCTCGGCTGTTCCGGTTGCCATGAGAAGTCCAGCAAGGTGAGGGCGCCGGATCTCGCCGGGGTCTTCGGACGGCCGGTGGCGTTGGACAACCAGCAGACCGTCATCGCCGACGAACGCTATCTGCGCGATTCCATCCTCGACCCGAAGAAGGAAATCGCCGCCGGCTACGATCCGGTGATGCCGAGCTTCGATGGAATTGTCGACGAGGGCGAGATGCAGATGCTGCTCGCTTATCTCAAATCGCTTTCACCGCGGGCGGCGACCAAGAACGAGGCGATCCAATGA
- a CDS encoding SCO family protein: MTRLGLLILLLLLPTAASAAARPSFDPQIGAQLDLDRVFQDSSGKQAPLSGILDGRPALVIFGYDKCPNLCGVTQQAVASDLNKTGLDPSTYHALFVSIDPSETAGDAASVRSEVAGSAGQAGLSAWRFLTSADGAGAFLASEAGITFDRRDRIAQYVHPIAVIALTPQGRIAQVLPALTFEPRDLRLALVEASAGRLGSIADHVFLLCAGFDTSKGQYTSTIQAVLKIAGLAMLLVLGASLFMLTRGRRV; encoded by the coding sequence ATGACGCGCTTGGGGCTGCTGATACTCTTGCTGCTTCTTCCAACTGCCGCCAGTGCCGCGGCGCGACCCTCTTTCGATCCGCAAATCGGCGCCCAACTCGATCTCGACCGGGTTTTTCAAGACAGCTCCGGCAAGCAGGCGCCGTTATCGGGCATTCTCGACGGTCGGCCGGCGCTCGTCATCTTCGGCTATGACAAATGTCCCAACCTTTGTGGCGTGACACAGCAGGCCGTGGCCTCGGATCTGAACAAGACCGGCCTGGATCCTTCGACCTATCACGCGCTTTTCGTCTCGATAGATCCTTCGGAAACCGCCGGAGATGCGGCCTCCGTCCGGAGCGAGGTCGCGGGGTCCGCCGGTCAGGCCGGCTTGTCGGCCTGGCGTTTTCTGACCAGCGCCGATGGCGCGGGTGCCTTCCTTGCATCGGAGGCCGGCATCACCTTCGACCGGCGTGACCGCATCGCCCAATACGTCCATCCGATCGCCGTCATCGCGCTGACGCCGCAAGGGCGGATCGCGCAGGTGCTGCCAGCGCTGACCTTCGAGCCGCGCGATCTCAGGCTCGCTCTGGTCGAGGCGTCGGCAGGGCGGCTGGGATCGATCGCCGACCATGTCTTCCTGCTCTGCGCCGGCTTCGATACCTCGAAAGGGCAGTACACCTCGACGATACAGGCAGTTCTGAAGATAGCGGGACTGGCAATGCTGCTGGTGCTCGGCGCCAGCCTTTTCATGCTGACGCGGGGGAGGCGGGTTTGA
- a CDS encoding c-type cytochrome: MKRRTLLVPFLLLLAGCKQDMADQPRYNPLDASKQFADGMSARTPVEGAVARDADIAATPDKFPYPVTMALLQRGQQRFDIFCSPCHGRTGDGHGMVVQRGFPAPPSYHQDALRKATDRHFYDVITNGYGAMYSYAARVPPTDRWAIVAYIRALQYSRHAPADALPETLRAKLDAEAAR, translated from the coding sequence ATGAAACGGCGCACGCTACTTGTGCCATTCCTCCTGCTGCTCGCCGGCTGCAAACAGGACATGGCCGACCAACCGCGTTACAACCCGCTCGACGCCAGCAAGCAATTCGCCGACGGCATGTCGGCCCGGACGCCGGTCGAAGGCGCCGTGGCGCGCGACGCCGACATCGCGGCAACGCCGGACAAATTTCCGTACCCGGTCACCATGGCGCTGCTCCAGCGCGGGCAGCAACGCTTCGACATCTTCTGCTCTCCCTGTCATGGCCGCACCGGCGACGGTCACGGCATGGTGGTCCAGCGTGGTTTCCCGGCGCCGCCGAGCTATCATCAGGACGCGCTGCGCAAGGCAACCGATCGCCATTTCTACGATGTGATCACCAATGGCTATGGCGCGATGTACTCCTATGCCGCGCGGGTGCCACCGACCGATCGCTGGGCGATCGTCGCCTATATCAGGGCCTTGCAGTATTCACGCCATGCACCCGCCGATGCGCTGCCGGAGACCCTTCGCGCGAAACTCGACGCGGAGGCCGCGCGATGA
- a CDS encoding DUF3341 domain-containing protein → MSLHGVIAVFADPDALTQAARTMRDKGYRRMDAFSPFEVRGLAGILGMPRTRLPWAVLAGGIAGGLLVYALILYSVEIDYPVNVGGRPLHSWPPFTVIAFEAAILGAALAGFVGMLWANGLPRYYHPVFNAKTFTYARGGKFYLLVEAADPKYRKGVTKGQLTRLGAETVEEVEA, encoded by the coding sequence ATGAGCCTGCATGGCGTCATCGCGGTATTCGCCGATCCCGATGCGCTGACGCAAGCGGCACGGACGATGCGCGACAAGGGTTACCGGCGCATGGACGCGTTCTCGCCCTTCGAGGTGCGCGGCCTTGCCGGGATTTTGGGCATGCCAAGGACTCGGCTGCCATGGGCCGTGCTGGCGGGCGGCATTGCCGGCGGCCTGCTGGTCTACGCACTGATACTCTATTCGGTCGAGATCGACTACCCCGTCAATGTCGGCGGCCGGCCGCTGCATTCCTGGCCGCCTTTTACGGTGATCGCCTTCGAGGCAGCCATCCTGGGCGCCGCCCTGGCCGGGTTCGTGGGCATGCTCTGGGCGAACGGTTTGCCGCGATACTACCATCCAGTCTTCAATGCCAAGACCTTCACTTATGCGCGGGGCGGCAAGTTCTACCTGCTCGTCGAAGCGGCCGATCCGAAATACCGCAAGGGCGTCACCAAGGGACAGCTGACGCGGCTTGGCGCGGAGACGGTCGAGGAGGTGGAGGCATGA
- the nrfD gene encoding NrfD/PsrC family molybdoenzyme membrane anchor subunit, with protein sequence MAEAVGARAEKAQPRAPVLRGHHDFPEISGRISAIVLQGRLPRFFWAAFFVCFALVLLFLYSITYLISVGVGAYGINIPVAWGTMISSFVWWIGIGHAGTLISAVLLLLRQPWRASINRFAEAMTLFAVAMAGLYPILHLGRPWFFYWLLPLPNTQMHWPQWRSPLVWDFSAIATYATVSLLFWYMGLLPDLGVLRDRARSRAAQLFYGILALGWRGSAFHWARYRTVYFLMAALATPLVVSVHSIVALDFTFAIAPGYHSTIFPPYFVAGALLSGFAMVLTIAIPLRWAFAVEDLITLRHMENAAKLMIAAGMIVIYGYASEAFFAWYSGQPYERAIMVQRAVGPYAPLFWIMLFCNCIALQLLWQRRVRLNMPILFSIALVINIGMWLERYVIVVTGPSRDYLPSSWGEQSLTWLDFGILFGSIGTFFALVFLFIRILPAITIFEVEELVEEKSGAA encoded by the coding sequence ATGGCTGAAGCGGTCGGCGCCAGAGCCGAAAAAGCCCAGCCGCGAGCACCGGTGCTGCGCGGCCACCATGATTTCCCCGAGATCAGCGGCCGCATCAGCGCGATCGTCCTGCAAGGCAGGCTGCCGCGCTTCTTTTGGGCCGCGTTCTTCGTCTGCTTCGCCTTGGTACTGCTTTTCCTCTATTCCATCACCTATCTGATCTCGGTCGGCGTCGGCGCATACGGCATCAACATCCCCGTTGCCTGGGGCACGATGATCTCCAGCTTCGTCTGGTGGATCGGCATCGGCCATGCCGGCACGCTGATCTCGGCGGTGCTGCTTTTGCTGCGCCAGCCCTGGCGCGCCTCGATCAACCGCTTCGCCGAAGCCATGACGCTGTTTGCCGTGGCAATGGCCGGGCTCTACCCGATCCTGCATCTCGGCCGGCCATGGTTCTTCTACTGGCTGCTGCCTTTGCCCAACACGCAAATGCACTGGCCGCAATGGCGCAGTCCGCTGGTATGGGACTTTTCCGCGATCGCCACTTACGCCACCGTCTCGCTGCTGTTCTGGTACATGGGCCTGCTGCCGGATCTCGGCGTGCTGCGCGACCGCGCCAGATCACGCGCCGCGCAACTCTTCTACGGCATCCTGGCGCTTGGCTGGCGCGGCTCGGCCTTCCACTGGGCGCGCTATCGGACCGTCTATTTCCTGATGGCAGCGCTCGCCACGCCGCTCGTCGTGTCGGTGCATTCGATCGTCGCGCTCGACTTCACCTTTGCCATCGCACCGGGTTATCACTCGACGATCTTCCCGCCATACTTCGTCGCCGGCGCGCTGCTCTCCGGATTTGCCATGGTGCTGACCATCGCCATTCCCTTGCGCTGGGCCTTCGCGGTCGAAGACCTGATCACGTTGCGCCACATGGAGAACGCCGCCAAGCTGATGATCGCGGCCGGCATGATCGTCATCTACGGCTACGCGTCGGAAGCATTCTTCGCCTGGTATTCCGGGCAGCCTTATGAGCGCGCCATAATGGTCCAGCGCGCCGTTGGTCCTTACGCGCCATTGTTCTGGATCATGCTGTTTTGCAATTGCATCGCGCTGCAGCTGCTCTGGCAGCGCCGCGTGCGGCTCAATATGCCGATTTTGTTTTCGATCGCGCTCGTCATCAACATCGGCATGTGGCTGGAGCGCTACGTCATCGTGGTGACTGGTCCGAGCCGCGATTACCTGCCATCGTCCTGGGGCGAACAGTCGCTGACCTGGCTCGATTTCGGCATCCTGTTCGGCTCGATCGGCACCTTCTTCGCGCTGGTCTTCCTGTTCATCCGCATCCTGCCGGCGATCACCATCTTCGAGGTCGAGGAACTGGTCGAAGAGAAAAGCGGGGCCGCATGA
- a CDS encoding TAT-variant-translocated molybdopterin oxidoreductase has product MSAIADIKPFPATDLAALRRAATGREPWRSLDELAETAEFRRFVEAEFPAIAERLPFSLDRRTLLKLMGASLSLAGLTACSEAERIVPYVRQPEDIIPGKPLYYATALSSDGYGIGAVVESHEGRPTKVEGNPDHPASRGATDAIMQAAVLSLFDPERSRTPLRQGEPAGYGDFLKDMAKLAGGLAASGGQGLALLIEATTSPTTKAQIGSLRQRYPKLRVFKHDPLAASANEQATAKLFGRPLTPIYHLDRADVIVSLDADFLGEGPGRLAYARDFAWRRRVRQSTDTMSRLYVVESTPTITGAAADHRRAVRPSAVEGVAVAIKAALEGDLHAASLSPFGPEWINALVDDLRSAGRNALVMPGAHHTPFVHAVAFAMNARLGAIGNTLDFIEPPDTMPIDGDLAALCQAIATGSVDSAMVLGPNPLHTAPSDVDVRKAFLKLKLLFHWGLYRDETAFLAQWHIPAAHELESWSDIRAYDGTASIVQPLIQPLFGGKSLHQLLAALGGEFDADMQALVRRTWTAMDEPAWRKALRDGVVPNTVTAPVAVSMPADIGGPTPHASVADRLDIRFMADPWLRDGRHANSSWLQELPRPLSKLVWGNAALISPATAQRLGLENGQMVNLARSGKDIDAPAWIMPGQPDDTVTLSLGFGRKVGSVAALSAGYDAFALRTTGAPWFADSVALTARDSSARVVTTQHHQAMEGRAIVRHATLDAFRQNPHFVREGVPPAPMESLYPDWKYDQEAWGMSIDLSACIGCMACVSACQAENNIATVGPDEAALGHEMHWLRIDRYYAGAVDDPDIFFQPVPCMHCEKAPCEVVCPVNATVHTHDGLNAQVYNRCIGTRYCSQNCPYKVRRFNFLEYQEFDKDSAGPRQAVQNPDVTVRSRGVMEKCTYCVQRIAEKRIRAQIENREIGDGEVVTACQQACPTQAITFGDLKKKDSHVSREKAAPHSYALLEELNTRPRTTYLGKISNPNAGIAGKPGAETGDG; this is encoded by the coding sequence ATGTCTGCCATCGCTGACATCAAGCCGTTCCCAGCCACGGATCTAGCGGCATTGCGGCGGGCCGCGACGGGACGCGAGCCGTGGCGGAGCCTGGACGAACTGGCCGAAACGGCGGAGTTCCGGCGCTTCGTCGAGGCGGAATTTCCAGCGATCGCCGAACGCCTGCCGTTCAGTCTCGACCGGCGCACCTTGTTGAAGCTGATGGGCGCGTCGCTTTCGCTGGCCGGTCTGACCGCCTGCAGCGAAGCGGAGCGCATCGTGCCTTACGTGCGCCAGCCGGAAGACATCATTCCAGGCAAGCCGCTCTACTATGCGACCGCACTCTCCAGCGATGGTTACGGTATCGGCGCGGTTGTCGAGAGCCATGAAGGCCGGCCGACCAAGGTTGAGGGCAATCCGGATCATCCGGCCTCGCGCGGCGCTACCGATGCGATCATGCAGGCGGCGGTGCTGTCGCTGTTCGATCCCGAACGGTCGCGTACGCCGCTCAGGCAAGGCGAGCCGGCGGGTTACGGCGACTTTCTCAAGGACATGGCGAAGCTTGCCGGCGGATTGGCCGCTTCGGGCGGGCAAGGTTTGGCACTGCTGATCGAGGCAACAACGTCGCCGACGACCAAGGCGCAGATCGGATCGCTCAGGCAGCGCTATCCCAAACTTCGCGTCTTCAAGCACGATCCGCTTGCAGCCAGCGCGAACGAGCAGGCAACGGCCAAGCTGTTCGGCAGGCCGCTGACGCCGATCTACCATCTAGACCGCGCCGATGTGATCGTCAGCCTTGATGCCGATTTCCTCGGCGAAGGGCCGGGGCGTCTGGCCTACGCCCGCGATTTCGCCTGGCGGCGGCGCGTGCGTCAATCGACGGACACGATGAGCCGTCTCTACGTCGTCGAGTCGACACCCACAATCACGGGTGCGGCGGCGGATCATCGCCGTGCTGTCAGACCGAGTGCCGTCGAGGGCGTTGCCGTCGCAATCAAGGCTGCCCTGGAAGGCGACCTGCATGCGGCCAGCTTGTCACCCTTCGGCCCGGAATGGATCAACGCGCTTGTCGACGATCTCCGCAGCGCCGGCCGCAACGCACTGGTGATGCCTGGCGCGCATCACACGCCGTTTGTCCATGCCGTTGCCTTTGCCATGAATGCCAGACTTGGAGCCATCGGCAATACGCTGGACTTCATCGAGCCGCCGGACACCATGCCGATCGACGGCGATCTTGCCGCGCTTTGCCAGGCCATCGCGACCGGATCGGTCGACAGCGCCATGGTGCTCGGTCCCAATCCCTTGCATACGGCGCCGTCGGACGTCGATGTACGCAAGGCCTTTTTGAAGCTGAAGCTTCTCTTCCACTGGGGGCTCTATCGCGACGAGACCGCATTTCTAGCGCAGTGGCACATTCCCGCCGCGCACGAATTGGAGAGTTGGAGCGACATCCGCGCCTATGATGGCACGGCCTCGATCGTGCAGCCGCTGATCCAACCTCTGTTCGGCGGCAAGAGCCTGCATCAACTGCTGGCGGCGCTCGGCGGTGAGTTCGATGCCGATATGCAAGCCCTGGTGCGTCGGACATGGACGGCCATGGACGAGCCGGCTTGGCGAAAGGCACTGCGCGATGGTGTCGTGCCGAATACCGTCACTGCTCCTGTCGCCGTCTCGATGCCGGCGGATATCGGCGGTCCCACGCCGCATGCCTCCGTTGCCGATCGGCTGGACATCCGCTTCATGGCCGATCCTTGGCTGCGCGATGGCCGTCACGCCAATTCATCGTGGCTGCAGGAACTGCCCCGCCCACTGAGCAAGCTTGTCTGGGGCAATGCGGCACTGATCTCACCGGCGACCGCGCAGCGCTTGGGACTAGAAAACGGGCAAATGGTCAATCTGGCGCGAAGCGGCAAGGATATCGACGCGCCGGCCTGGATCATGCCCGGACAGCCCGACGACACGGTGACGCTGTCGCTTGGCTTTGGCCGCAAGGTCGGTTCGGTCGCGGCGCTGTCCGCTGGTTACGACGCCTTTGCCTTGCGCACCACCGGCGCTCCATGGTTTGCGGATAGCGTCGCGTTGACCGCGCGCGACAGTTCGGCGCGGGTGGTGACGACCCAGCACCATCAGGCGATGGAGGGCAGGGCGATCGTGCGACACGCGACGCTCGACGCCTTCAGGCAAAATCCGCATTTCGTCCGTGAAGGCGTGCCGCCGGCGCCGATGGAATCGCTGTACCCCGATTGGAAATACGACCAGGAAGCCTGGGGCATGTCGATCGACCTCTCGGCCTGCATCGGCTGTATGGCTTGCGTATCGGCTTGCCAGGCCGAGAACAACATCGCAACCGTCGGACCGGATGAAGCCGCCCTCGGTCACGAGATGCATTGGCTGCGCATCGACCGCTACTATGCCGGCGCTGTCGACGACCCCGACATCTTCTTCCAACCGGTGCCCTGCATGCATTGCGAGAAGGCGCCGTGCGAGGTCGTCTGTCCGGTCAACGCGACGGTCCACACCCATGACGGCCTGAACGCGCAGGTCTACAACCGCTGCATCGGCACGCGCTACTGTTCGCAGAACTGCCCCTACAAGGTGCGTCGCTTCAATTTCCTCGAATACCAGGAATTCGACAAGGACAGCGCGGGGCCACGGCAGGCCGTGCAGAACCCTGACGTCACCGTGCGTTCGCGCGGCGTCATGGAAAAATGCACCTATTGCGTCCAGCGCATTGCCGAAAAGCGCATTCGCGCGCAGATCGAGAACCGTGAGATCGGCGACGGCGAAGTTGTCACCGCCTGCCAGCAGGCGTGCCCGACGCAGGCCATCACCTTCGGGGATCTAAAAAAGAAGGATTCTCACGTATCGCGCGAGAAAGCCGCGCCGCATAGCTATGCGCTTCTCGAAGAGCTGAACACGCGGCCGCGCACAACCTATCTCGGCAAGATCAGCAATCCGAACGCCGGGATCGCCGGCAAACCTGGTGCGGAGACCGGCGATGGCTGA